One genomic window of Gracilinema caldarium DSM 7334 includes the following:
- the pulA gene encoding type I pullulanase, which yields MDNFINALHYFIPAGSSRRIAWADQIGGYIDIYSSEFGKGAGYVHGNYCRLKDLTIPDKEGLPTFKQRSLSVIPGEISIQVDEHQVEGALLLGSSAFWMSFSSTCVILLPKTGSAWKEKRETVQGKTVYLVYREAEKGPSKKKMGYRDEIEPSSEALALASEYPLTIQEIHSHVAIPEDYGLYLIIGPAGGGQASGSPTSNVPASAPPASGGPADATPASATSAIGGQASGSPTSNVPASAPPASGGPADTTPASAHHPQSTPSTAPPGCTEVYMAWAEDSAGACAKAEELVCQNGRSLHQSKIEQFFHGFSFRSGDKRFDQALAWAAFSGWTLVTREYGLGIWAGLPWFRDNWGRDTFIALPGILLATGQFDAAREVLATFAERQDQDPASPNYGRIPNRWRNPEDVIFNTVDGTPWFIREVWEYVQYTGDHAFALSIKPFVDRALEADLTRCDQYGFLTHGPADTWMDARIRGKAPWSERSDRAVEVQALFYTALRCGERIARLANDLTRSENYRTHAEKLRRAFVTHFWYPEHRRLADRLLDPADPEARSPVEPDLRSRPNALLAITVPSILPEEEALLPRDIQAFVLADVYKELVYPYGVASLSQQDPYFHPHHDGHPLYHKDAAYHNGTIWGWNAGFTIQALLMFGQNAAAWRLQQELARQIMDDAAVGTLSENLHALLDADGLPRHSGTFAQAWSVSEFVRTGLQGWLGIQFRLAEGCILCSPRLPPVQTPQGVQNGHKDHAEQTPVAPWGFSGTLSFGQGSRLQVRLSRTGAHFSLSLLWDQRGEKDPAELTVLFGPSATAGTADSLSSAGLNAKLISHQEIVLTLPDSLASASDLPPLPSLQDRLHSNMGFHGQRSPGRALQEASPELPPFNGPSREKNYLEQQILHGFYNKGPIESLRTWYDSKAFARQFHTDEELGASCTPYYTDFKIWAPTAAEVELFLWKSGTPVAHDYTADATGETMASGPGDKVSQWDLQEEPLAVHRMYRQNHGVWHVRLHGDFHGVYYTYRLRIHGLDRETIDPYAKSAGLNGKRGMILDSRRLEPEGWNTWHPPALASPTDAIVWEAHIRDLTSHPSWQGPEEQRCTYLGAAYPGTAYKGMPTGFDYIRALGITHIQMLPIFDFVSVDEGRVKDPEYQSRPQHGAFNWGYDPGNYAAPEGSYATNPADGLSRFLELRRLVQALGQADIGVIMDVVYNHVPDRRRSALEACVPGYYFRGRRDSGAGDDTASERYMFRKYMIDTLSWWLSAFKLSGFRFDLMGLHDVETMQAISKALRGIKPDILLYGEGWNMYGGNQDKKSGKTRLEMASQHTIHKLQDFGMFNDAFRDGVKGSVFDAAGPGWIHDGRTVESVKFGLVGAVHHHQVHNHQVTGTAHPAPWDERSWASINYLEVHDNFTLFDKLQLVEPGRDRAYYAQLQRLAMTLLLTSQGIPVLHAGMEFLRTKEVPEAWIRLGGIDKCVTDPVTKRQFCHDSYKAGDLLNGLNWERAGEETATVHYVQHLLHLRTTLRVLRLATGTEIRKALKFIKDSEGIIAWQLDEHEAERGHYHLLIAASSRSEAVSLAIPAAPGPDSDWRLVANSATAETWEPDQGPLVNHRLEIPAKGALILYQQKP from the coding sequence ATGGATAATTTTATCAATGCTTTACACTATTTCATTCCTGCTGGCAGCAGTCGGCGTATTGCCTGGGCTGATCAGATCGGGGGCTATATTGATATATATTCCAGCGAGTTTGGAAAAGGAGCTGGTTATGTTCATGGCAATTACTGCCGGCTTAAAGACCTGACCATACCTGACAAAGAGGGCCTTCCAACTTTCAAACAAAGAAGCCTGTCGGTCATTCCCGGTGAAATATCCATTCAGGTTGATGAACATCAGGTGGAAGGGGCGCTTTTACTTGGCTCCAGCGCCTTCTGGATGAGCTTTTCATCAACCTGTGTTATCCTGCTCCCCAAAACCGGTTCGGCATGGAAAGAAAAAAGAGAAACGGTTCAGGGCAAGACCGTTTACCTGGTATATCGGGAAGCAGAAAAGGGCCCTAGCAAGAAAAAAATGGGGTACCGCGATGAAATTGAACCCTCCTCCGAAGCCCTGGCCCTTGCTTCAGAGTATCCCCTCACCATACAGGAAATCCATAGCCATGTTGCGATACCTGAAGACTACGGCCTGTACCTCATCATAGGCCCCGCCGGCGGCGGCCAGGCCAGCGGTAGCCCCACCAGCAATGTCCCGGCCAGCGCACCCCCTGCCAGCGGAGGCCCTGCCGACGCAACCCCCGCCAGCGCAACATCCGCCATCGGCGGCCAGGCCAGCGGTAGCCCCACCAGCAATGTCCCGGCCAGCGCACCCCCTGCCAGCGGAGGCCCTGCCGACACAACCCCCGCCAGCGCACATCACCCCCAGAGTACCCCAAGTACAGCGCCCCCCGGCTGCACTGAGGTGTATATGGCCTGGGCGGAGGATTCTGCCGGGGCCTGCGCCAAAGCAGAGGAACTGGTGTGCCAGAACGGCCGCTCCCTTCATCAATCTAAAATAGAACAGTTTTTCCATGGCTTCTCGTTTCGCTCCGGCGACAAGCGCTTCGACCAGGCCCTTGCATGGGCGGCCTTTTCCGGCTGGACTCTGGTAACCAGAGAATACGGGCTGGGTATCTGGGCGGGACTTCCCTGGTTCCGGGACAACTGGGGCCGGGATACCTTTATCGCCCTGCCGGGGATACTCCTCGCAACAGGCCAATTCGATGCGGCCCGGGAAGTCCTTGCGACCTTTGCTGAACGGCAGGACCAGGATCCGGCCAGTCCCAACTACGGACGCATTCCGAACCGCTGGCGCAATCCCGAAGATGTCATTTTTAACACCGTCGATGGGACTCCCTGGTTTATCAGGGAGGTATGGGAATATGTTCAGTATACCGGCGACCATGCCTTTGCCCTGTCTATAAAACCCTTTGTGGACCGGGCCCTGGAGGCAGATCTAACCCGCTGTGACCAGTACGGTTTTTTAACCCATGGACCTGCGGATACCTGGATGGATGCCCGGATCCGCGGTAAGGCGCCCTGGTCCGAACGGAGCGACCGGGCTGTAGAAGTGCAGGCCCTCTTTTACACCGCCCTGCGCTGTGGTGAGCGGATTGCCAGGCTTGCCAATGATCTTACCCGCTCTGAAAACTACCGTACCCACGCGGAAAAACTACGCAGGGCCTTTGTAACTCACTTCTGGTATCCGGAACATCGGCGGCTTGCGGACCGGCTTTTAGATCCCGCTGACCCGGAAGCAAGAAGCCCCGTAGAGCCGGATCTTCGCAGCAGGCCCAATGCACTTTTGGCGATCACCGTTCCCTCAATCCTCCCCGAAGAAGAGGCCCTGCTGCCAAGGGATATCCAGGCCTTCGTGCTGGCCGACGTTTACAAAGAGCTTGTGTATCCCTATGGGGTTGCAAGCCTTTCCCAGCAGGATCCCTATTTCCATCCCCACCATGATGGGCATCCCCTCTACCACAAGGATGCGGCGTACCATAACGGGACCATCTGGGGCTGGAATGCGGGCTTTACCATCCAGGCTCTTCTTATGTTCGGTCAGAACGCAGCGGCCTGGAGGCTCCAGCAGGAACTGGCCCGCCAAATAATGGATGATGCGGCAGTCGGGACCTTAAGCGAAAATCTCCATGCCCTGCTGGACGCCGACGGGCTTCCCCGGCATTCAGGTACCTTTGCCCAGGCATGGAGTGTTTCTGAGTTTGTGCGTACCGGACTGCAGGGCTGGCTGGGAATCCAGTTCCGACTCGCTGAGGGCTGTATTCTCTGTAGTCCCCGACTGCCGCCGGTACAGACACCTCAGGGTGTGCAAAATGGCCATAAGGATCACGCTGAACAGACCCCTGTAGCCCCATGGGGCTTCTCCGGCACCCTGTCCTTCGGACAGGGAAGCCGGCTTCAGGTGCGCCTCAGCAGAACCGGTGCACACTTCAGTCTTTCGCTCCTCTGGGACCAGCGGGGAGAAAAGGATCCGGCAGAGCTGACCGTCCTCTTTGGCCCATCCGCTACTGCGGGTACTGCTGACTCCCTATCATCTGCCGGGCTGAATGCAAAGCTCATCTCTCACCAGGAGATCGTCCTTACATTGCCTGACAGCCTCGCTTCCGCCAGTGACCTCCCTCCCCTGCCCAGCCTGCAGGACAGGCTCCACTCGAACATGGGCTTCCACGGTCAACGTTCGCCGGGCAGAGCCTTGCAGGAAGCCAGTCCTGAACTGCCGCCCTTTAATGGCCCCAGCCGGGAAAAGAATTACCTCGAACAACAGATACTCCATGGTTTTTACAATAAGGGCCCCATCGAAAGCCTCCGCACCTGGTATGATTCAAAAGCATTTGCCCGGCAGTTCCACACCGACGAAGAACTGGGGGCCTCTTGCACCCCCTACTATACGGATTTTAAAATCTGGGCTCCTACTGCCGCGGAAGTAGAGCTCTTCCTCTGGAAATCGGGAACCCCGGTAGCCCACGATTATACTGCCGATGCCACCGGTGAAACCATGGCCAGCGGCCCCGGAGACAAGGTGTCACAGTGGGACCTTCAAGAAGAGCCCCTGGCAGTGCACCGTATGTACCGGCAGAACCATGGGGTCTGGCACGTGAGGCTCCACGGCGATTTTCACGGAGTCTATTACACCTACCGACTGAGAATCCACGGTCTGGACCGGGAAACCATAGACCCCTATGCAAAAAGTGCGGGACTCAACGGGAAACGGGGCATGATCCTGGATTCCCGGCGCCTTGAACCAGAGGGATGGAACACCTGGCACCCCCCCGCACTCGCATCCCCGACCGATGCAATCGTCTGGGAAGCCCATATCCGAGACCTCACGAGCCATCCTTCCTGGCAGGGACCGGAGGAACAGCGGTGCACCTATCTGGGTGCCGCATATCCCGGCACGGCATACAAGGGAATGCCTACAGGTTTTGACTATATCCGGGCTCTAGGAATTACCCATATACAGATGCTCCCCATCTTCGACTTTGTTTCTGTGGACGAAGGCCGTGTCAAAGATCCGGAATATCAATCACGCCCGCAACATGGTGCCTTTAATTGGGGCTACGACCCGGGAAACTACGCTGCACCGGAAGGGTCCTATGCAACAAATCCCGCCGATGGTTTAAGCCGGTTCCTGGAACTGCGCCGACTGGTTCAAGCCCTGGGACAGGCAGACATAGGCGTTATTATGGATGTGGTCTATAACCATGTCCCGGACCGGCGCCGCTCAGCCCTGGAAGCCTGTGTACCAGGCTATTATTTCCGCGGCAGGCGGGATTCCGGTGCCGGAGATGATACGGCCAGCGAACGCTACATGTTCCGGAAATATATGATCGACACCCTCTCCTGGTGGCTTTCCGCTTTTAAACTTTCAGGTTTCCGTTTCGATTTGATGGGTCTTCACGATGTGGAGACCATGCAGGCTATTAGTAAAGCCCTCAGGGGTATAAAACCGGACATTCTGCTTTATGGCGAAGGCTGGAATATGTACGGCGGCAACCAAGACAAAAAATCCGGTAAAACCAGGCTTGAAATGGCAAGCCAGCATACCATTCACAAACTACAAGACTTCGGCATGTTTAACGATGCCTTCCGCGATGGCGTAAAAGGCTCCGTGTTCGATGCCGCAGGTCCGGGCTGGATTCACGACGGCCGTACGGTGGAAAGTGTAAAATTCGGCCTCGTGGGGGCAGTCCATCATCACCAGGTCCATAACCATCAGGTAACGGGGACCGCACATCCAGCTCCATGGGATGAACGAAGCTGGGCATCCATCAACTATCTGGAAGTACATGATAACTTTACCCTCTTTGACAAGCTCCAGCTTGTGGAACCGGGCCGGGATCGAGCCTATTATGCCCAGCTCCAGCGGCTTGCCATGACCTTACTGCTCACCAGTCAGGGTATCCCGGTGCTTCATGCCGGCATGGAATTCCTGCGAACCAAAGAAGTACCCGAAGCATGGATCAGGCTCGGCGGGATTGATAAATGCGTTACCGATCCGGTAACCAAGCGGCAGTTCTGCCACGACTCATACAAGGCAGGGGACCTCCTGAACGGCCTTAACTGGGAACGGGCCGGGGAAGAGACCGCCACTGTACACTATGTGCAGCATCTGCTTCATCTCAGGACCACTCTGAGGGTACTCCGGCTTGCAACGGGAACGGAGATCCGCAAGGCCCTGAAGTTTATCAAGGATTCGGAGGGCATTATCGCATGGCAGCTTGATGAACATGAAGCGGAGCGGGGCCACTACCATCTGCTCATCGCCGCATCGAGCCGGTCCGAAGCTGTATCCCTGGCCATCCCGGCTGCACCCGGTCCCGATAGCGATTGGAGGCTTGTAGCAAACAGCGCCACCGCCGAAACCTGGGAACCGGACCAGGGCCCCCTGGTAAACCATAGGCTGGAGATTCCTGCCAAGGGAGCGCTTATCCTTTACCAGCAGAAACCCTGA
- a CDS encoding alpha-amylase family glycosyl hydrolase: MNLLVLGLLSMIISWIRPAVLEAQDLPWWKDASGPAYQVLVYSFADSDGNGYGDLKGLTQALDYLNDGNPATYSDLNISAIWLSPVNPASSYHGYDVKDYKAIDPKLGTMEDFDTLIREAHKRGIKIIMDMVFNHTSREHPWFLEAMKSASSPYVNYYRTKQNGVSYGASGMGRFYKYTRPDGSVFEYFSAFWEGMPDLNLDNTDVVNELKDILAFWLNRGVDGFRFDAAKHAFDPNEMPSGTPTLALNKTFWNDLRRSARRVKPDVYFIGEVLTENLAEVTAYTGVFDGLFDFPSARQVIDAVRRMSGTGFIQAYQNIYSQYSRISAFQSAPLLSNHDQDRYISSLLTSMSLDAVKGLQVEAGDTEVVRSAKAFALTKAKMAASIYQTLPGLPYIYYGEELGMTGRRYKNDDVARRDAFKWNDTGTLPTVTWLQKSNKLEPSQNSLTASAESQMKDPGSLLRHYQSLAALRQNSSALRQGTFAAPSWPGFNSGYLLAWLRESDTQRVLVLHNLDSLPFVAKVPEGVRFVALWNSQQGFLDEKSRPSLQSGVELRLEPAQSAVYEVLNP, encoded by the coding sequence ATGAATCTTTTAGTTCTAGGTCTCCTATCAATGATTATTTCCTGGATCAGGCCAGCAGTGCTTGAAGCTCAGGACCTCCCTTGGTGGAAGGATGCTTCTGGCCCTGCATATCAGGTACTGGTGTATTCCTTTGCCGATTCGGATGGAAACGGGTATGGAGACCTGAAGGGTCTTACTCAGGCGCTGGATTATTTGAATGATGGGAATCCGGCTACCTATTCGGATTTGAACATTTCGGCCATCTGGCTTTCGCCGGTTAATCCGGCCAGTTCATACCATGGGTATGATGTAAAGGATTATAAGGCGATAGACCCCAAACTGGGAACGATGGAAGACTTTGATACCCTGATTAGAGAAGCCCATAAGCGGGGTATTAAGATCATTATGGACATGGTATTTAATCATACTTCCCGGGAACATCCCTGGTTCCTGGAGGCGATGAAGTCCGCCTCCAGTCCCTATGTAAACTACTACCGGACCAAACAAAACGGCGTTTCCTATGGGGCAAGCGGAATGGGCCGCTTTTACAAATATACCCGGCCCGATGGATCTGTGTTTGAATACTTTTCCGCCTTCTGGGAGGGTATGCCGGATCTGAACCTGGATAATACCGATGTGGTCAATGAACTAAAGGATATCCTCGCCTTCTGGCTGAACCGCGGGGTCGATGGCTTCCGCTTTGATGCGGCTAAACATGCCTTTGACCCGAACGAAATGCCCTCAGGGACTCCAACCCTGGCTTTGAATAAAACCTTCTGGAATGACCTCCGGCGCTCTGCCCGGCGGGTAAAACCGGATGTCTACTTTATTGGCGAGGTGCTCACGGAAAATCTGGCCGAAGTGACAGCCTACACCGGTGTGTTCGATGGCCTCTTTGATTTTCCCTCCGCACGGCAGGTCATTGATGCGGTCCGGCGGATGAGTGGAACCGGTTTTATTCAGGCTTATCAGAACATTTACAGCCAATACAGCCGAATATCGGCTTTTCAGAGTGCTCCCCTTTTATCTAACCATGACCAGGACCGGTACATCAGTTCTCTTTTAACGAGTATGAGTCTGGATGCAGTTAAGGGCCTCCAGGTGGAAGCCGGTGATACAGAAGTGGTGCGGAGTGCCAAAGCCTTTGCATTAACCAAGGCAAAAATGGCAGCCTCCATCTATCAGACCCTGCCGGGACTCCCTTATATCTACTACGGCGAAGAGCTGGGGATGACCGGGCGGCGTTATAAAAATGATGATGTGGCCCGCCGGGATGCCTTTAAGTGGAATGATACAGGGACCCTGCCCACGGTAACCTGGCTGCAAAAAAGCAATAAATTAGAACCGAGCCAGAACAGCCTGACCGCCTCAGCAGAAAGCCAGATGAAGGACCCGGGGAGTCTTTTGCGGCATTATCAAAGTTTGGCAGCTCTGCGCCAGAACAGCTCGGCCCTCAGGCAGGGGACCTTTGCGGCGCCCTCCTGGCCGGGCTTTAATTCGGGGTACCTGCTTGCCTGGCTCAGGGAAAGCGACACCCAGCGGGTGCTGGTACTGCATAACCTGGACAGTTTACCCTTTGTCGCTAAGGTCCCTGAAGGGGTCCGCTTTGTAGCCCTCTGGAATAGCCAGCAGGGCTTCCTGGATGAAAAGTCCCGCCCAAGTTTACAAAGCGGCGTAGAACTCAGGCTGGAACCAGCCCAATCGGCGGTATACGAAGTGCTGAATCCTTAG
- a CDS encoding sugar ABC transporter permease, which produces MSENRPLTLVKGRQTQAALMRNSILRFLHYLWLTLTCFTVLIPILWMISASLTKGKLLSGVPLIPDFSKFSLEHYEYLFTYKSQSGAQYSDFVAAFLRSLQIAIVNTFTVVLFTTITGFVFSRFKFRGKKPILVSFLLLQMFPSFMGMIALFMIYRTFGWLNKPIMLVFIYAAGAIPYNTYLIRGYMRSIPLSIDEAAIIDGASKTQIFTKIVLPLSTPIIGFIAVNAFMAPWMDYMLPNKLLNMQNQTVAIFLYRLTDPMITLYYNPLNFMAGALVLATPITLVQFYMQRFIVYGMASGAEKG; this is translated from the coding sequence ATGAGCGAAAACCGGCCTTTAACCTTAGTAAAGGGGAGACAGACCCAGGCAGCACTGATGCGCAATTCCATTTTGCGCTTTCTCCACTACCTGTGGTTAACCCTCACATGCTTTACAGTGCTTATTCCTATTTTATGGATGATTTCTGCATCCCTTACCAAGGGAAAACTGCTTTCTGGAGTCCCCCTGATCCCGGATTTCAGCAAATTTTCCCTGGAGCACTATGAATACCTGTTTACCTATAAAAGCCAAAGCGGCGCTCAGTACTCGGACTTTGTGGCAGCCTTCCTGCGATCCCTGCAGATTGCGATTGTAAACACCTTTACGGTGGTGCTCTTCACCACCATTACTGGGTTTGTATTCAGCCGCTTTAAGTTCCGTGGTAAAAAGCCTATTCTTGTTTCCTTCCTCCTGCTCCAGATGTTCCCTTCCTTTATGGGAATGATCGCCCTCTTCATGATTTACCGGACCTTTGGATGGCTTAACAAACCCATAATGCTGGTATTTATCTATGCAGCCGGAGCTATCCCCTATAACACCTATCTTATCCGGGGATACATGCGGTCCATTCCGCTTTCTATTGATGAAGCGGCCATTATCGATGGGGCAAGCAAAACCCAGATATTCACCAAAATTGTTCTGCCGCTGTCTACGCCTATCATCGGCTTTATTGCGGTGAACGCCTTTATGGCTCCCTGGATGGACTACATGTTGCCTAATAAGCTGTTGAACATGCAGAACCAGACCGTAGCGATCTTCCTGTACCGGCTTACGGATCCGATGATCACCCTGTACTATAACCCGCTGAACTTCATGGCTGGGGCTCTGGTACTGGCAACCCCCATCACCCTGGTTCAGTTCTACATGCAACGCTTTATTGTGTACGGCATGGCCTCCGGTGCTGAAAAGGGCTAA
- a CDS encoding carbohydrate ABC transporter permease — MEKDSGMSTAESGQINKGSAYATAAASLLLPGLGQLLNRQKTKAIAWFMVPLLLVTIELSTSQWDRFIRLMNGKVPAELIANQSTNGLHNNTTGAELNQADSLGALFAAEEDTTEAAGSGDPFADTTAEASDSGDPFADVAADTSSGDPFADIEAESQMGDRQANYFTAQYLYPNYFIESEKHYPFRDFGGFFTRGVWGLVTLGRLPIDAEYAGGVIELYNKVTPWLTADNSIVLLGNGLIAMAVLVVFITLWVLGVIDAYKTNIAFQKTGVRESSKEFWFRIWDSLYVYVVSAPAFVMILFFTVIPIFFTFFLAFTNYTYKIKLGAKLIEWAGFRTFGFLAMDPGWLSIFGQIFLWTILWALMSSFTVYGLGFFNAMIVESPLVNHKRVWRTLMILPWAIPSLVSLMMFRNAFDKDGLVNQFLFATGLMEPVSNFLFNIGLQGKPDQPIFWFQPIYNGRLARFVVMLVNLWLGAPYHMMMIIGTLSTIPRELYEAAAIDGASGWQRFKYITWPMVLAATMPALIMTFSFNFNNFGAVYFLTGGGPTWDPAKIPDSMRIVGSALPGQTDILISWIYKLSFTKDFEQYNVAAVYSILIFFIVGGFSVYNLLKSKSFQEEAGE; from the coding sequence ATGGAAAAGGATTCAGGGATGTCCACGGCCGAATCGGGACAGATTAACAAAGGCTCTGCCTATGCAACAGCGGCCGCGTCCCTCCTCTTGCCTGGATTGGGACAATTGCTGAACAGACAAAAAACCAAGGCTATTGCCTGGTTTATGGTTCCTCTGTTACTTGTGACTATAGAGTTATCTACTTCCCAATGGGATAGATTTATCAGATTGATGAACGGGAAAGTTCCCGCTGAATTAATTGCAAATCAATCAACCAATGGGCTCCACAACAATACCACCGGAGCTGAACTTAACCAGGCCGATTCATTAGGGGCCCTTTTTGCAGCAGAGGAAGACACTACCGAAGCGGCTGGTTCCGGAGACCCCTTTGCCGATACTACTGCAGAGGCCTCAGACTCTGGCGATCCCTTTGCAGATGTTGCTGCGGATACCAGTTCTGGGGACCCCTTTGCGGACATCGAGGCAGAGTCTCAAATGGGAGACCGTCAGGCCAATTATTTTACAGCCCAATATTTGTATCCTAATTATTTTATAGAAAGCGAAAAACATTATCCCTTCCGGGATTTTGGCGGTTTCTTTACCCGCGGCGTCTGGGGCCTAGTAACCCTGGGACGGCTCCCTATCGATGCAGAATATGCTGGTGGAGTAATTGAACTCTATAACAAAGTAACGCCCTGGCTTACCGCCGACAACTCAATCGTACTGTTAGGGAACGGCCTCATTGCTATGGCTGTCCTCGTAGTATTTATCACCCTCTGGGTTTTAGGTGTGATCGATGCCTATAAAACAAATATTGCCTTTCAGAAAACCGGTGTTCGAGAAAGTTCCAAGGAATTCTGGTTCAGAATTTGGGATAGCCTGTATGTGTATGTAGTCTCAGCCCCAGCCTTTGTGATGATCCTCTTTTTTACGGTTATTCCTATTTTCTTTACCTTCTTTCTTGCATTTACTAACTACACCTATAAGATAAAGCTTGGTGCCAAGCTTATTGAGTGGGCAGGGTTCCGCACCTTTGGCTTCCTTGCCATGGACCCGGGATGGCTTTCTATTTTTGGTCAGATTTTCCTCTGGACCATACTTTGGGCGCTTATGTCCTCTTTCACGGTCTATGGCCTTGGCTTCTTTAATGCCATGATCGTTGAGTCACCCTTGGTGAACCATAAACGGGTCTGGCGCACCCTCATGATACTCCCCTGGGCAATTCCCTCTCTCGTCAGCCTTATGATGTTCCGCAACGCCTTTGACAAGGATGGTCTTGTAAACCAGTTTCTCTTCGCCACTGGACTCATGGAACCGGTTTCCAATTTCTTATTTAACATTGGTCTGCAGGGCAAACCTGATCAGCCAATATTCTGGTTCCAGCCAATTTATAATGGACGACTTGCCCGTTTTGTGGTAATGCTGGTTAACCTGTGGCTCGGAGCTCCCTACCACATGATGATGATTATTGGTACCCTTTCAACCATTCCCCGGGAACTCTATGAAGCAGCTGCTATCGATGGGGCAAGCGGTTGGCAGCGCTTTAAGTATATAACCTGGCCAATGGTTCTTGCCGCTACTATGCCAGCCCTCATCATGACCTTCAGCTTTAACTTTAATAACTTTGGGGCGGTCTACTTCCTCACCGGTGGCGGCCCAACCTGGGATCCGGCAAAAATACCGGATAGTATGCGCATCGTTGGTTCTGCCCTTCCAGGACAAACAGATATTCTCATTTCCTGGATTTACAAATTGTCCTTTACCAAGGATTTTGAGCAGTATAATGTGGCCGCCGTGTATTCCATCTTGATATTCTTTATCGTCGGCGGCTTCTCGGTATACAACCTGCTTAAATCTAAATCATTCCAAGAGGAGGCAGGCGAATGA
- a CDS encoding ABC transporter substrate-binding protein: MKRFVALVLGISLVAGGAFAQSKAVWRGNQFQVEKGAKIRLGVDSDILGKAIVALWDKLHPEAVGAVEYVNFGAAGGTDQITALQGEAPDVALVIDGEVSRNEQSLLALDAVITKAATSFAMEPFYSGANSKTIKFVPVAYDGMAFAWNKTMMEALKLDTTDKNNDGLPDAFDTWEEIFALSKKWQTNRPTYKGKPVNIVYPMCLDEIWSGYSNLTAGGWKIFPTKEADKAGFDQDGFRAGLEFIKAAADAMISVEANGVKTPGASMTWRWDDALNNETAPFFLVGTWMDVNGAETKGGYDIKFGPMPTWKGIRLTPFVKTKGWVINGFTKYPSAAHELYRILFTKDGMQTMVDNSAYIPALKAKATNTPNYRKDPNKAEMSAAFAFNYPEPTVTLPANPKKKAMDGYYGIGLNLELRAVWDGEKTPAQAQATIIDLYKKWYAENNK; this comes from the coding sequence ATGAAACGATTCGTAGCACTGGTACTGGGTATCAGTCTTGTTGCGGGTGGTGCCTTTGCCCAATCCAAGGCAGTATGGCGGGGCAATCAGTTCCAGGTTGAAAAGGGAGCTAAGATACGTCTTGGTGTGGATAGCGACATTCTGGGTAAGGCTATTGTCGCTCTCTGGGATAAGCTGCATCCCGAAGCAGTCGGTGCAGTAGAATATGTAAACTTCGGAGCCGCTGGTGGTACGGACCAAATTACCGCTTTGCAGGGTGAAGCTCCCGATGTAGCCCTGGTAATCGACGGGGAAGTAAGCCGTAATGAACAGTCTCTCTTAGCTCTGGATGCGGTCATTACCAAAGCTGCTACCAGCTTTGCGATGGAACCTTTCTATAGCGGGGCTAACAGCAAGACCATTAAGTTTGTTCCTGTCGCCTACGACGGTATGGCCTTTGCATGGAACAAGACCATGATGGAAGCCCTTAAGCTAGATACCACCGATAAAAATAATGACGGGCTTCCCGATGCTTTTGACACCTGGGAAGAAATTTTTGCTCTATCCAAGAAATGGCAGACCAACCGCCCCACCTATAAGGGGAAACCGGTTAATATCGTATACCCCATGTGTCTGGATGAAATCTGGTCCGGCTACTCTAACCTCACTGCAGGAGGCTGGAAAATTTTCCCCACCAAAGAAGCGGATAAAGCCGGCTTTGATCAGGATGGCTTCCGCGCCGGTCTTGAATTTATCAAAGCCGCTGCCGATGCCATGATCAGCGTCGAAGCTAACGGTGTTAAGACCCCCGGTGCATCCATGACCTGGCGCTGGGACGATGCCCTCAACAACGAAACTGCACCCTTCTTCTTGGTTGGTACCTGGATGGATGTCAATGGTGCCGAAACCAAGGGCGGCTATGACATTAAGTTCGGCCCCATGCCCACCTGGAAAGGTATCCGCCTTACCCCCTTCGTAAAAACCAAGGGATGGGTCATCAATGGCTTTACAAAATATCCTTCTGCTGCCCACGAGCTCTATCGGATCCTCTTTACCAAGGATGGTATGCAGACTATGGTAGACAACTCCGCATATATTCCTGCTCTTAAAGCTAAAGCAACCAATACTCCCAACTACCGCAAGGATCCCAACAAGGCAGAAATGTCTGCAGCCTTCGCCTTTAACTATCCGGAACCCACCGTTACCCTCCCCGCCAATCCCAAAAAGAAGGCCATGGACGGTTACTATGGTATCGGACTTAACCTGGAACTCCGAGCTGTCTGGGATGGTGAAAAGACCCCTGCTCAAGCCCAGGCTACTATCATAGATTTGTATAAAAAGTGGTACGCAGAAAACAATAAATAG